One stretch of Prunus persica cultivar Lovell chromosome G1, Prunus_persica_NCBIv2, whole genome shotgun sequence DNA includes these proteins:
- the LOC18792231 gene encoding putative pentatricopeptide repeat-containing protein At5g37570 gives MPTIRSCSSLASPNSLPSSFLASIATLLKACKTQYHLQQVHAQIIHKGLEQDCFLITQFICLCNTLSSLSYSTAIFDSVHSPSTFLWNTLIKGYCERSSFADTVGLFVRMKREEGVPDRYTYPSLVKACASEAKVWEGKAIHGSAVRCGVDGDVFVSTSLIDLYGKCREILCARKVFYGMSERNVVSWTAMVVGYASVGDLDEARRLFDQMPQRNVVSWNVIISGFVKLGDLTNARRIFDQMPEKNVVSFTTMIDGYAKYGDMASARFLFDQAPNKDIVAWSALISGYAQNGQPNEALKIFLEMSTRNVKPDEFIMVSLMSACSQVGCLQVAKWVDSYLSQSSIDVRQDHVRAALIDMNAKCGNIERATSLFEAMPKQDMISYCSMIQGLSVHGRGNQAVALFNKMLNEGLAPDEVAFTVILTACSRAGLVEEGWHFFESMRRKYHLTPSPDHYACMVDLLSRLGRLNAAYDLLKSMPMEPHAGAWGALLGACKLNGNIELGELVANRLFEIEPLNPGNYVLLSNIYAAADCWFDVSSVRDKMEEQGIKKISGCSWISSKG, from the coding sequence ATGCCTACCATCCGCTCCTGCTCATCGTTAGCTTCACCCAATAGCTTGCCCAGTTCGTTTTTAGCCTCAATCGCGACTTTGCTCAAAGCCTGTAAAACCCAATACCATCTACAACAAGTTCATGCGCAGATTATACACAAGGGTTTAGAGCAAGACTGCTTCCTCATAACCCAGTTCATTTGCCTCTGCAACActctctcttccctctctTACTCCACCGCCATCTTCGACAGCGTTCACAGTCCCAGTACCTTTCTCTGGAACACTTTGATCAAAGGGTACTGCGAAAGGTCGAGTTTTGCCGATACTGTTGGCCTCTTTGTTCGGATGAAGAGAGAGGAGGGTGTTCCCGATAGGTATACGTACCCGTCTCTCGTTAAGGCCTGCGCGAGTGAGGCGAAGGTCTGGGAAGGCAAGGCAATACATGGGTCTGCTGTGAGGTGTGGGGTTGATGGGGATGTGTTTGTGAGCACCAGTTTGATTGACTTGTATGGAAAATGTAGGGAGATTTTGTGCGCTCGCAAGGTGTTTTATGGAATGTCTGAGAGAAATGTAGTTTCTTGGACAGCTATGGTTGTTGGGTATGCCAGTGTTGGGGACTTGGACGAGGCCCGCAGGCTGTTTGATCAGATGCCGCAGAGAAATGTGGTGTCGTGGAATGTGATAATCAGTGGGTTTGTGAAATTGGGTGATTTGACAAATGCTAGGAGGATCTTTGATCAGATGCCTGAGAAGAATGTGGTTTCTTTTACTACGATGATTGATGGATATGCCAAGTACGGAGATATGGCGTCTGCAAGGTTTTTGTTTGACCAAGCCCCTAACAAAGATATTGTTGCGTGGTCGGCATTGATATCTGGGTATGCACAAAATGGTCAACCCAACGAGGCTTTGAAGATATTTCTTGAAATGAGTACGAGGAATGTTAAGCCTGATGAGTTTATAATGGTGAGCTTGATGTCAGCTTGTTCCCAAGTGGGTTGCTTGCAAGTGGCCAAATGGGTTGATTCTTACCTGAGCCAGAGCTCAATTGACGTTCGTCAGGATCATGTTCGTGCGGCTCTAATTGACATGAATGCAAAGTGTGGTAATATCGAAAGAGCAACAAGTTTGTTCGAAGCGATGCCTAAACAGGACATGATTTCATATTGTTCTATGATACAAGGGTTGTCGGTTCATGGTCGAGGGAATCAAGCTGTTGCCCTCTTCAATAAGATGTTAAATGAAGGTTTGGCTCCGGATGAGGTTGCTTTTACAGTCATCCTGACAGCCTGTAGCCGGGCAGGGCTCGTTGAGGAGGGTTGGCACTTCTTTGAATCAATGAGACGTAAGTACCATTTGACACCCTCTCCTGATCATTATGCATGTATGGTTGATCTTCTTAGCCGGTTGGGACGGTTAAATGCAGCTTATGATCTTCTAAAATCAATGCCTATGGAGCCTCATGCTGGTGCTTGGGGTGCACTACTTGGAGCCTGTAAGCTAAATGGCAATATAGAGTTAGGAGAATTGGTTGCTAATCGACTTTTTGAGATTGAACCCCTAAATCCTGGTAATTATGTGCTATTGTCCAACATCTATGCGGCAGCGGACTGCTGGTTTGATGTTTCTTCTGTGAGGGACAAAATGGAAGAGCAGGGAATTAAAAAGATAAGCGGTTGCAGTTGGATTAGTTCAAAAGGCTGA